The segment TGCCAGATTTTATTACGTTAGAATTGAGAACGACAGATTTTTCACAACGTTGAACGCGTTGATGATATCTTAAGCTACCTTTCTGGGCGAATGTTTTAGAACATATGTCGCACTGGaaagatttttcttcttcatgAAGAAAACAATGGATTCTTAAATCAGATTTTCGAGTAAATGTCTTGATACATAGTTGGCATGAGAATGGTTTTTTGTCCAAATGTGTTCTCAAATGTAGCTCTAAACTGCCCTTTTGATTAAATGCTTTGTAACACACATCACAAGCAAAAGGCCTTTCGTTAGTATGAATCAGAATATGTCTGTTTAAATGACTATTAGAAGCGAATGAATGGGAGCACTCACTACACTTAAAAGGTTTTATGTTGAGGTGAGTACGATAATGTCTTTCAAATccactttttttagaaaatgacttATGGCATAGATCACATATGAAAGTGTTTTCAGTTAAAAGATTGTGCCTAATTGAACACTTGTTCTTTGTGAGTTTTCCTCCACAAGGATCAGTAGAATGAATCTCTTTATTGATATAAACTGAAGGATGGGgatgtgaattttctttttcagcgAGAATCTCAatagaaacattatttatataaggTTTCAACTCCGGAACATTGCAGCAAGGCATGATCAAGGATTCATTTAAGAATGgtcaattgatttttaaaaggcgatatttgtaagaatttttatttctaagacaattaaaatggctactaaattgtgtattttaagaaaagttaaaatcttttcatttgtgTATTAATATTCCCACAACAACCTGGTTTCTtaagaagtaaatataaattacatttttcattttctttgatccAGCTATCCAAACTCTGTGtttctgtaaaagaaaagaaaaaaaaaattcaattaaaaaaaaaactgaaactacagaaataaaaagaaaatagattaatttattactatGGCAATAGCTAAAACAAAGAATTTGAAATCAAAGACCACTGAAACCAaacaatttgataatttattcttcCAAACCTACTTTGAAGGCATGCCATCGTTTGCAGCCATGCCATTCTATTCACATGAACCATAGGAAGAGAAGGAAGGATTAGTTTTCTAATCAAATACTCTTATACCAGaagaaaaattgccaaataagaaactaactgaaaattcaaataagGAAATCTTTCAAAGATGCCAATTATGCTTTaagttataaaatgatattaccattaaaataattatataatattaacattaaagcaaatatttgaaaatgctttgGTAGATcatatttgaatttgtttataaaaatgaccAATTGAttattaaagaagtaaaaattctattaataaagtAAGTGCAAATTCCTCAAATGAGTTTTCTGAGCTTTCAAAAACTACCATTACTGCAGTAACTGGTAATAATGACCACCTAAAATACagcaatgataataataatactcaaataataacttttttgtatatttcggaGAAATCATGAACATAAAGAGTAAACAAtgcaagttatttatttatttattttttcattaaggGATTATAAATAGCTAACAAATTATAGCAGGgagtttgaatgaaaattttattaaatcttcatttcTAACAATAACTcagattctaaatttataaaatgtaaaattagtagctgaagtttaaaaaaatatatctaccatctatatataacaaaaagtcaaaataaattatgtaaacttcaccatattgaaaaaaaaaattaataaatatttcattgaagcaGAAGGAgcatacttttatataaaatatcctaTATCATGTTTTATCATCATATCTTTCATGCTGTGCAGTACTTAGAGATAATATTAATATGCATATTCCACAAACCAATTATTtatatctcttttaaaaaaaagaaaatagataattaaaaattatattaatgttaaatagataagtctaaattttttttattgctctatTTCCCCTTGTAGATCAATAGATCTCTCTCAGTCTTAAATCATAATTCCTACAAAAAGCACCATACAAGGTTTTGTTTCatgaatttcaaagtttattttaacagtattaagactgattcattttaaaatcactgacttctctAAGTTGTTCTTTTAATTTGGATTATCCCATGTCACTTCAACACATTCTATAAATCTTGAAATCTCAGTTTTTGAGGATGTACTATTCATATAGATATGGGGAAATACCAAATCCCATAAGGTACATcagctaatatttattttaactaataatcaatctaaattaataaatagaaaatatattgtgTATTATTCCTTTTCGTTTAGTGATTGAATAATTAAGTCAACATTTTTCAAACTGTTTATAAGAATCAAGATCAAGAATATTAATAACAATCTGATAGTCATGTATTTGTTATTTCTCAAGGTTGAAAACTGATTGGTAGTGACTGTTTTGGTGATTTAATTAACCAGATTCTCATTTGCATTTACCTATTCAACTGTTTTATTATAGttactaaaaagatttttcttttccaatatatAAACAAGTCATGCCAAGCTCTTACTTGAGGTATACAGCATTCAGTagacttatataaaattttaattaaatttttttaaaaaaactcatattttaaatttattctatgaatagttattaattttgttaatcacctggcaaaatataaatttgtgatgACGTGttacttgttaaaaaaaatttttttatgttttttctctCTCATTAATATTCTATATGTAGTTGAATATTACAAGAATTCTAAGCTTTACAATCacgtgaaaataaatatgaacataaGCCTGATTAAACATTACAGTACTGAAAACAATCTGAATAATGATTACAGTctaaagtaaaactttttatttagttgtaGGAATCTTTACTATAGAATGCTTGAAAAAGCCATCTTTGTCTGGCATACAGCACTTTCAAGTGCAATATTGTTCCAGTGGAAggtatagaaataatttctgtCAAAACATCCCCTGTCAACCCACAAccctcaaaataatatttcatggaTATGAGAATAGAGAACATGGCCCAGATGGAtgggctttttaaaaaatatcattaagttctcaattttttaaatttaacttcaagttaatgtttttaatgcatGATCTAAAAGTATTAACAGTTGATTGCAGATCTGGATGGTTTTTCTGGATTAAGTGTTTTAGACTTACTGCATTCTTTCTTCAGGTTAGCTATTTACTTTTATGTAAGTATAAAGCTTAACATTCTTGCTATACTTAGTTTAATATAGGTCATCAATGCAACataaagcttcagttgaatttttttaaacaaataagccATCATCattccatatttatattttgacaggtaattaactatttacagaataaatatggaaattttaaagtcaacactttttggaaaaaatttaaaataaaaattttatttagattgcagtaaaaaataattacaatagcCTTTATTATGTTGTACACCCTCCACAAGGAGAGTATGAAAATTGCCATACGTCCCAACTTTATAACTCAATTAAGAGATCtgtttaagcaattaaaattctgtcgggttttttttttttttttggcaaatttttgaaactttatgtagccttaattcaaaaatgaattgacATATCtgcatgaaatttggcatttttccaAGTATATatgaacaaaacaaaatatgagccaaattttataaaaatcttagcTGATGAggtaaattttgctttaaaatagtgTTGATTTGACcttgatattgaaaaataaattttcctttaaattattaaaataaaacagttgaataaaaaaaacccacaaatGGAACTCTAATTAAAATACCAAGATATTCACAAACACTATGTGCTAACCAGTTTTGAACCACCAGAAACAACAAATGCATGATCATCAGATTGTATTAGTTTGATTTTGATCCctataaatagtttgaaaaataccAACTTAATTATTcaactgccaaaaaaaaaaaaaaaaaaaaaaaaagcatgcaatatatatatattttttaaaaattcagaatgaatGTTGTTTAAAATGTCTCAATTTAATATCCAATAACAAGAGtgtctgtatatatatttattagcatAACTACTTAATCTAGCTTTAATAATTGATAGtttgaatttccaaattttatcagactttaaaattaaaaactgcacAGAagtcataatattaattttaatttaatttcaggaaCCAGATAGGAAGTAAAAAAAAGCTACCAAAAGCAGTTGCTGCTAGTCATTTGTCAGTAAATGATGAATAACAACAAGCAATCTTGCACTATAAGCAAGgcccttaaatatatttattcctgtcttagaaattattttataaaatgcaattttaaaatatttgacaactTTTTAATACTGagagttttaataattatgtaacacaaatacatttatatatcatattttgtaaaggaatctaaatataaaatttaattagtttcctgaaatttgaatattgttaGTAAACTGAACAGAAGACAGGAAATTACACATAACTACATTATTAGccaatgattaataaaaatttctttacatctttgaattattctttgttgATGCATTTTAATAGACAGATGTAgatctatttttcttaaatttggatTAATGAATATTAGTTTTGTAAATACATATGAACTacttataaatatgttaaacTCACTATGAAGTATAACTTGTTTTAATTAACCTTTAAGTTTCTATACAAATCTCCTTTGAAAATAACAGAACAGATAGTTTGTCATTTTTACTGAgcaggaaaaaaaacaacaacaacaaaacaaacataatatgaaataaattgatgtAGGAATCATAGATCAATCAAGTCACCTTGAATCATATCTATgtgataaatattcatattttccgaACCTAAAGTACATCATAAATTAAACTGCGAATCAAACATCAATATTCTAATGTAGCATGAAGAGAAATTCAGTATCAAACTACCTATCTTGAGAGACAGTAgatacattatataaaatctgTGCCCGagaattgttatgaaatttaCAAGCAAGGAAACCCTTTTTTGTAACTCTCCAACAGCAATAAAATGAGCGCTCATTAATAGGTAATGAATATTTACCTTATTTGCAATATTAAAGAATGTTACACAATTGCCAagctaacattttttaaagaaaacaaactgaaaataaGATAACCTCACCGTACTCTTTAATTGATATTTGGCAATGAATGCCTGATAAAATTTGCAATCCATtgcatctttttttcttaataattgagCAATAACGTATTCTACGAgtcccaaaattttaaattactgctcaaaaattatgatttatttttttaaaaggcttATTAGTCAGAATTCATCAATAAGATGCCAAAATAATTGGTCACTTGGAACATAAAACtagagatatgaaaaaaaaaaattatcctactTCAATATTAAAGtactatataatttgaaattgcattaaagctttttaacacatatttttgtggattagaaatttttatttggcaGATacggtacttacgtattaacgccaccgcagctacataTTTGGCGGTTTTTGCGCTAATGCGCCACtaaaaatgttatgattttaaataaagtgttttattttgtgatttgttgtaaaaattttaGGTGTAGATTGGCGGcacttaaaaaccgccaaatctgtagctgcggtggcgttaatacgtaaaTACCACAAATACAAGCATTAacagttttaaatacaaaagtaataCATACAATCCATTTTATTTCACGAGATTCGAACGATATTTTAAGTGAACAATAAGATCGATTAAATATAGCAATTCTTCGCAAAAtgcaacattaaaatatattatcttgatagaaatataaacaCAGTAAGATGGCAATGGTAAAATATGCGGGACAATCAAAAACAGTAAGAACTACAAATTAAAGTAAACATTTGTCATAGCAAGAGTAATAAAGTTCCTGTGTTCCATGGCGCGATCATCATTATCTACACATAGATTCACAATTTTTTCTACTAATAAGTAGACAGTAAATAACAAtgacaaaataaagtaaataacagTAACTTATGCATAATAAAACTACGTACCTCAAAGCTTACTAAAGTTCAAATTATTACAGCTGAAATGGGTATATTGGGATTTTTAGCAATGAAGGCTGACGTCCCTAATGCCAGAGAATCAGTTagtaagtataaaaaaaacttcagtgaaagcagaaaaatttgaagaaagcgCTTATGAAAGGCAATTTTTGTGCTAAAGTTCGAAATTCCTAATATTTAACGGAAACTTGATTTGAATGTGAAGAATATGTTACTGCGCATTTTACATCACGCAGGGTTTACCAGTGAGAGCTGTGCGTAGATTAGCAGTAACCGGTTTGGCACAAAAGTAAACAGTAGGACAACTCCATCACTTTTGGCAGCGTCCCAAAAGTTCGACTTCCTACCGGGAgcattcgtgaaaaaaaaaaaacgttttcccTCTGAAGGATTGTTTACCGCCAAAAATGAAACACGTGAACGATCGTCGGTTTTGTGAAGTAATAAAAGGTTAAAGCTAGGTCttgagcatatttttttttaattaaaggacaataaactaatatattttaataaaataaactcaaaatcaaattttataaatcttgtttcttattggaaaaaatgcaatcaatcaatcaatcaggAACGGCTTTTAGTTGATTGGACCGATTGTTTCCAATAAGGCCCCGCTTTATCATTAGGTTCCACTCCACCACGAGAACACTTCCAATCAAATGTTTATGTTTATGGCGGACGTCATAATGACATGTTTTTGTAGTGAAGTTCCATTTCGAATAGGAGGAATCGGAAGGGGTTATTTCTTTTCTTGGCGTTAATTTAAAGTGACATTGAGCGTGAAGAATTTTCAGCTCCAAATGataaaatgattacaattttacaatctaattaattgcaattacaatctaattaatattatttaaaaatattgcttgcaaaacgaatttatttaattcaagccCATgaattgtagtttttaaaaaaaatttctgaattagttttattagttaaataaaccATACTTTAAGTTTACAGTGATCATGAATACGCTCTTAATTCCCTGTCGTACTAATCAAAGTatgaactaaaaaaagaataaaaattcttaaaattttgattaaaaaaattgaagtaagtttataataatttttatcacaaaattattaaatttttttatcaataaatatttatttattatttttaaaaacttcatggtttatttatttgttctgtactatttataatagatattaaataaaatgaataaatcactctttgtttattttaatttaatattcatcgtATTCTCTTGCTACATATTTAGCAGAAGTTTTTTCTTAATTCAGATCTTTggataaatcgaatttttgtgGTAGCCTTTAATTAGCCGAATTTCGCCCTTTTCGTTATTtcacattgcatttttttttatttgcttaaaaaaattatgttttcaatttcaatgtaattgaaattgaaaatataatttttgaaaacataatttgaatatatttacattgtttcaatgtaaatatattcaaatttaattggaTGTTCACGATAAtgtaaattaacaaataaaagagagaagatttttgaaatattggaggagaaataagaatatttttttcgttcGAATTTCATTGtcataataatgattaataaaaattcaactcGAATTAAATGTCGAAGcagttgaaaacattttttttttaactgaatatcaagataatttttttgttacgTTTGTAAGTCTGAAATTTTACAATGAActtttttctgctatttaaataatattaaccattttgatttaaatctagaaaatattcattttatgcatGCATTGAATTATGCATTTGATATGCcttacttatttctttttctaatgtattttctGACCCCCTTCTTTGGTGTGGTGAGCTTTTGAAAACGCTTGAGTATTGTATTCTCTATGACtgtacacaatttttattttttcagaatttgattatgaattgaatgcttaaattttaatttcatgtcagTGAACGTCACTTGAtagagaatttgagaaaaagtttCATGTCAAGATTTCATAACGTGCaaattaatgactaaaaagtaaaaagcagttaaaatgacaaaattctatatttttatttaataaatgtgctttataaaaagtgcttttttttattaaattcatttttattctggaTAAAAACTGGCTGGGTTCCAAATATCAtcgaaaattatttccaatttagaGCCGCATTTTCTAAGGCTGGACCTGCAATGAGTATTAGTTTTGATTAAAAGTAGAGTAAGcatgaaaaaagttaatttgcTACAaacgcacttttttttttctaaacagcaatgatatgattttaaaatgtaaattcgaaattagttcttttacattttattttcgtttGTTTCTTGAAATGAAACTGAATGTTTGTACAGagtaatgaaaataatcttaaatatgcatttaaaaaatataatagaagttaaaaatgacatttcttttggagcactaatttgat is part of the Argiope bruennichi chromosome 10, qqArgBrue1.1, whole genome shotgun sequence genome and harbors:
- the LOC129988022 gene encoding zinc finger protein 271-like, which codes for MPCCNVPELKPYINNVSIEILAEKENSHPHPSVYINKEIHSTDPCGGKLTKNKCSIRHNLLTENTFICDLCHKSFSKKSGFERHYRTHLNIKPFKCSECSHSFASNSHLNRHILIHTNERPFACDVCYKAFNQKGSLELHLRTHLDKKPFSCQLCIKTFTRKSDLRIHCFLHEEEKSFQCDICSKTFAQKGSLRYHQRVQRCEKSVVLNSNVIKSGKLPEKISLACEFCERTYSCKSSLKRHYRHHTKERPYSCEICNKAFSVKNTLTRHYLTHTKERSFICSICNKAFPRKSNLKRHYLVHTKEKPFACDVCDKAFSQKGDMKRHKLLHLKKENSMNRN